A segment of the Amycolatopsis thermophila genome:
GTTGGCCGGGTTGCCGACGATGTTCTTCGGGTCGCCGGTGCCGCCGGGCACGGTGGGGAAGGTCGTCCAGCCGAGCTTGCCGTCGGTGATGAACCCGGGGTCGGCCTGCTTGATCGTCGGGAAGGCCCACGAGCCCATCAGGTACATCGCGGCCTTGCCGGTGAACAGCAGCGCGGTGTCGGCGTTGCTGTCGGTGGCGATCGAGTTGAAGCCGCGGACGAACCCGCCCGCGTCGACGAGCTGCTGGATCATCGTGTTGGCGCGGATGATCGCCGGTTCCGACCACGCGCCGGGCTTGTTGGCGGCGACGGCGTTGAACACCTCGGGACCGCCGATGCGGTCGACGAGGTACTCCTCCCACATCAGCTGCGGCCACTTGCTCTGCCCGCCCAGCGAGAACGGCGCGATGCCGGCCGCGTTGAACCGCGGCACCAGGGCCATCAGGTCGTCCCACGTCTTCGGCGGCTGCGCGCCGATCCGGTCGAACAGTTCCTTGTTGTAGAACAGGACGACCGGCTGCATGCCGTTGTTCGGGACCGCGTAGGTCTTGCCGTCGAGCACGCCGGTCCTGGCGACCGACGGCAGGAAGCGGTTGACGAAGGCGGGGTTGTTCGCGGCCTCCTGCGACAGGTCCATGATCTTGCCGGAGTCCACCCAGGACCGGAGCAGGCCGCCGCTCCAGCTGAAGACCAGTGTCGGGGCCTCGCCCGCGCCGATCGCGGTGCGGATCTTCTGCTTGTAGGCGTCGTTGCCGAAGTACTGCGCGTCGATCGCTGCGCCGGGGTTGCTCTGGCTCCAGGTCTCGAACGACGTGCGGAACGTCTGCTCGTCGCCGCCGGTGAGGGCCCAGGCCGTGGCGCCGCTGCCGCCGGCGGGACCGCTGGTGCCGCAGGCGGTGAGGGAGAGAACCGCGGCCATCCCGGCCGCGATCACGGCGGTGCGCCGCTTGACCAGTGTCATGATGCGCCTTCCCCATCGAAGGTCCGAAAGTTTTCGGAAACACTCTGGTGTGTGTCGGAAGATATGCCGAGGCGACAAGCCGGTCAAGAGCTGTTTTCACGTCAGTGAGCGGGTTATAGTCGCTTGAAACTTTTCGGCAACATCAATGGAGGTTGCGGTGCCGGCGGGTTCTCAGCGGGCGACCCTCGCGATGGTGGCGGAGGTCGCGGGGGTGTCGCTGCCGACGGTCTCCAAGGTGCTCAACGGTCGCGGCGACGTGGCCGCCGCGACCCGGGAGCGGGTGCAGGAGGTCATCCGCGAGCTGGGGTACGTCCCGCAGCCCGGACGGCGCCCGGCCGCCCCCGCGCGGGTGGTGGACCTCGTGTTCGACGACCTGGTCAGCCCGTATTCGCTCGAGGTGCTGCGCGGGGTCACCGACGCGGGCGTGGAGAGCGGCGTGGACGTCGTGGTCGGGCGCCTGCCGGAGCGGGAGGACGACGACTGGGCCCGCCGCCTGCGCGTCGCGGGGCGGGAAGGGCTGATCGTGGTCACCTCCGAGCTGACCCGCGCCCAGGTCGAGGGCTTCGCGCGCGCCGGGCTGCCGCTGGTCGTGATCGATCCGCTGAACCTGCCGCGCGTTGAGGTGACCAGCGTCGGCGCGACCAACTGGAACGGCGGCGTCGCCGCGACCGAGCACCTGCTGGGCCTG
Coding sequences within it:
- a CDS encoding extracellular solute-binding protein; translated protein: MTLVKRRTAVIAAGMAAVLSLTACGTSGPAGGSGATAWALTGGDEQTFRTSFETWSQSNPGAAIDAQYFGNDAYKQKIRTAIGAGEAPTLVFSWSGGLLRSWVDSGKIMDLSQEAANNPAFVNRFLPSVARTGVLDGKTYAVPNNGMQPVVLFYNKELFDRIGAQPPKTWDDLMALVPRFNAAGIAPFSLGGQSKWPQLMWEEYLVDRIGGPEVFNAVAANKPGAWSEPAIIRANTMIQQLVDAGGFVRGFNSIATDSNADTALLFTGKAAMYLMGSWAFPTIKQADPGFITDGKLGWTTFPTVPGGTGDPKNIVGNPANYWSISATASDGQKQAALQYLRDGMMNDAYVDSLLAGGSVPPVTGIEDKLAKSEDPQYLSYIYDMASGAPNFQLSWDQALSPGQADALLTNLEQLFLKQITPEQFSANMNATIGQ
- a CDS encoding LacI family DNA-binding transcriptional regulator, producing the protein MPAGSQRATLAMVAEVAGVSLPTVSKVLNGRGDVAAATRERVQEVIRELGYVPQPGRRPAAPARVVDLVFDDLVSPYSLEVLRGVTDAGVESGVDVVVGRLPEREDDDWARRLRVAGREGLIVVTSELTRAQVEGFARAGLPLVVIDPLNLPRVEVTSVGATNWNGGVAATEHLLGLGHRRIAYAGGPVQASCSQARQHGYRAALENAGVAADPALILHGAFGYPDGLEMGGRLLDLPEPPTAVFAGSDATALGVMEAARRRGLRVPEDLSVVGFDDTMLAELATPALTTVRQPLQDMGRVALRTLLRLAAGETLDSHHVELATHLVVRDSTTNLQGAP